The window AGCGTCATTGAGACAGGGCAGAACTTGAGTAGCATTAGTTTAAACGTACATAGATCattcattcttctttctctaAACTGAATCTTAGAGGTGTCGTTcttcacaaaattaaaatcactGGTATCATGTGTCTGTTCCATTTTGGCTACAATTGTATACATGAACAAATAGGAAAATGAAtcatatttgattgatttgtatGACTTCTTGCGCTCTTGAACCCTCCTACCAAAAAAGGGGTTAATTTGGTGACTAATTAGACTTCAGCAATGCAAAACTCAAGCTTCTCCCACCTATAGCCACCTAATAAATGCAGGGTTGGAATTCCTTCGGAGTTGCTGCTGATGATTATAGGTATGAAtactttatctttattttgttggttAACATATTACCTCTGATCTCACTATACTAATGTTACCAAGCTTTGGAGTGGATGTAAGGGCCTACAGTGCTGTAATGATCAGATTAATGATTGATCAGAAGTGTTCGGGAATGAAATGAATGATATCATGGGAAGGAACtggatttttctatttctatattCTCCTACGTCGATCGGATCAACCAAGCGAGGCTAAAAATCGTCCACATGTCATTTTGCGCTTAAGTGGAATTACTTGACACACTTGTTCTTGGGATGGCTggaaaaaagtataaaataaggaaaacTGAGACAAATAGGTATCATGTCTTCAACAAAATGCATGCAACATCCATCAATTGACACGACAACTGCCACGTTCGCTACATGCAGAAAGTCAAGAAAATGCCAGAAAACTGCATATAtacatgaaaaaaacaaagaaaaacacacaTCAAAACACCAGACTTTGAATTTGTAATATTCTATAATTCTCTTCCTGTAGGTAGAAGATGCCTGGCCTTACAATAGGCGATACAATACCTAATATTCAAGCTGATAGCACCCATGGAAGGATCAGTTTATATGATTACTTCGGCGATAGCTGGGGCATTATCTTCTCTCACCCGGGTACACTTTCAAGATCACTCAGTCCTTTtgagttttcctttttttcaaactaagcCTATTTCCTTTCATGCCATAGAGTTGAATTGTATTATTTAGTGAACGGGTTTCCGAAATTTGGCTTTTAAGGACAATGATtaggtaaaaaagaaatgaaaacagCTAAAAGCAGCACCTAAGTTTTTTCAATCAAGAAATGTAAGTGGTAGGGATGATGGctactcaaattttggtttgcaTGCAGGGGATTTTACTCCCGTTTGTACTACGGAGCTAGGGATGATGGCTGCGAAAGCAGAGGAGTTCAGTAAACGTGGTGTGAAGCTAGTAGGATTATCTTGTGATGATGTTCAATCACATAACGAGTGGATCAAAGATATCGAAGCCTTCAATGTGAGTTTTTCGGTTACTCAATGAatgcttttggttttgaataGTTAATTCAGTTGAATAACATACCTTTgcagaaagggaaaaaagtcACATATCCAATACTGGCGGATCCGAAGAGAGAGATCTTCAAGGAACTGAATATGGTCGACCCCGACGAGAAAGACCCATCAGGTGGTGCAGTGCCATCGCGGGCATTGCACATCATCGGTCCAGACAAGAAGGTGAAGCTAAGCTTCTTGTACCCAGCAAGTACTGGGAGGAACATAGAGGAAGTGTTGAGGGTTTTGGATTCTTTACAGAGGGCTACAAAACACAAGGTGGCGACTCCAGTGAACTGGAAGCCGGGCGACAAGTGTGTGATCACACCGAGTGTGAGTGATGAGCAGGCCAAGCAAATGTTCCCTAATGGCTACGAAACTTTGGAGCTTCCATCAAAGAAGAATTACTTGCGTTTCACTAATGTGTGAAAGCCACCACCACGGTATGAGGTTTTGTGTGGTGTTGAATGAAATGATAATAGTGGTAAACTATATTTTGTTGTCTCCTTGTTTATAAATGATGAAGCAATAgctatattatatgtatatggTTTGCAACTACTTAGTTATGTACTATCCACTACTACCAAAtgcttattatatttttacttatGTTTGATGcatagtagtaataataataatattaataataatgtgagTTTTTAACTTGaagtttttaattgaaatCAACGTGATTAATATCTCCTTAATTTTCTTCCCTATGTCCTAGAAACTCCTGGTGCCAATGTGAAGTTGAAATCTTTTCAGAACCAAACTCAGTTTCTCGGTGTGAAATCTGTGGGAAAACCTACAAATTTCTTACAGTTTGAATTTTTGGGGCTTTGCTTTTGGACTTTCTTGACAATATATTATCATTGCAGATTTTTGGGGTTTAGCTGTAAACACATTTTGACATCCCCACAACGGAATtttatcattactatttaaaataaaagctGTGAAATTTTGGAAAGCTTTGTCCTTcacaattaacttttaaagtGTTTTTTAGGGCGGGGgttgaattcaattttttgtctTAGTTGggagaaattttgaattattttagtcACTATTTGCTAAAACTAGATACGTGCTTTTGAAGTGcaacaccaaaataaaaaaaatttaattaggggAGTGGGGTGAGGAATAGTGCATTCCACCCctcttttaacattttgctGTTTAtgatcatcttctttcttttattctagTCTCTATAATAGTGCAACGGGAACCAATTTTGTTTGCCACGGAGGGAGAGGTATGAAAGACAGCAAGTTTTTAATaggaacaaataaaaagttgcttttacatattaaaaagaaaaagtacattttaatttttgttattcataAGGATccatattttaatcatttaaaaaaaataaaaggaaatatgaTTTAGGGTGAGGGAATTAGTCAAAGTAGGATCCCACTGTGTGAGTGTGACATCTTCTTTTTGAACCTTTTTGACGATTTTCTTATGATGTCTCCCCCTCATCCACACCGTCACAAATTAATACTATGCTAAACTATTGTTTCTATCTATTTCTTAAATGTATTATAAGTATTGATAAACCAAATTAAACCGTTTGTGTCTATGATGGATTTGGGGCATAAGTCCCTCTTTCAACTCTATCCTTTTATTACACATAATCTGAATTACCACTAGCTACGCATCCTCCAGATTTAGGTGTAAGGTCACGTTTTGTATACATAAGTTCACTTAATCTAACATTTAGCCTCCTCCAGACTTAGGCGtatagttattttttagattgatTATTATAAAGTTACTGTTTGTTCAATTATCTCTCTTGTATTCACTATGATGGttttataattagaaaatcaTCATCAAATATTCCCTCACAAAATTACTATAATTCCAAGTTTTTTACACACCAACTATGTTTACTATTGTTCGGATTGATTTATGCTTATGTTGGACTAACCAATCTTGATAGAGTTGAGCTTAGTGTTAGATTTCTTGAAGATacttgaaattaaaaggaTGAACTTATGTTTtggtattgatttttttaaaaaagtactTAGGTGAACGGAGATACTAATTTGACgttattttaattcttctttagaaattttgttaaaagatgTTTAAACTTAGGTTTAGAGAGAGTAGTGAATTTTGATGATCATcacaaattcaaaagaaaaaaaaaacgaaaaaaaaacgaaaagagAAATTTACCTCCAAAAGTTGATGGAGAGAACACCGcaattttagttcattatTGTTCCTCGAAGTTCCAAATTCCTTCCTCTGAGCTGttctcctcttcctcctccgAAATCAAAATAATCCACCATTCCAATTTCCATTCAGTTTCTCATTTTACTAGAAAACATAACTATTTCCATGGCGTCGCCACCGTTTTCTGTCATCTTCGGTCACCAGAATCTCACATTTTCATGGTCATTGCTTCTCTTCCTACTACCACCACTAATACTTTCACCTTCTCTCGTATTCGCCTCACCTTGCCGTAATTCCTGCGGCAACATTCCGATTAAATACCCCTTCGGAATCGACGACGGCTGCGGAGCACCTCAATTTCGTCGCATGTTCAATTGCTCCAACGATCTTTTTTTCCTCACTCCTTCCGGTAGCTATAAAGTACAATCCATCGATTACGACAAACAATCCATGGTGATCTACGATCCAGCAATGTCTACCTGCTCAATCCTCCAACCGCATCACGATTTCATCATGACGGACATTCAATCAATCATAATTCCGCCATCGCCAGACACAGTCTTCGCTCTCCTCAACTGCTCGATCGATTCTCCGATCCTCAACCACTACAAGTACCTCTGCTTCAATTTCTCCGGCCATTCATGCGACGAACTGTACGGAAGTTGCAACGCGTTCAGAGTGTTCCATTTGTTGGCGAACAGTACATCGCCGCCATGCTGTTTTACGGGATACGATACGGTGAAGATGATGAGTATGAACATTTTGGATTGTACGCATTACACGACGGTGTTGAATACGGAGAATCTGAAGGGAGTAGGGGCTTTGGATTGGGAATATGGAATGAAATTGAGCTTTTCGGTTGCGGATTTGGGATGTGATCGTTGTTCGAAATCGGGAGGAAATTGTGGATTTGATACGGAAACGGAAGGATTGTTGTGCCTTTGCTCCGTTTCTTCTAATCATACTAGAGATTGCGGTAAGGCTCTTTTGCATCACATTGTCATTTCTTGAAAATGctgttttgaatttcatttttaattaagccCATAAATTTCTAGTTctttaagtttgaaattttaggattttttcaaaaaaatagaagaaaattgatttctcaaatattctattttttacaaagtATTTAGGGATAACTTGAAATTAGATTTATAATCCTGAAATCAACTAAAtccattttaaatattttaataaaaattatcaaaaatagtaaatttaactaaatatttatgtaaacaaatttatattatatcaataacaAATGATGGTcaataatatcattttatcGGTagcattttgtaaatattttaatttattttgtaaggTTTAAAAATAACTCGTTAGTCTATATACTttgatttctaaaataatctatatctaacattttggaaaataaagtgaaagttaattgtttgaataatttcgataaaaaaaaactttgtaaggataattttttttaattacataaattaaaattgaacttttaaaaagaaaaatagattatatttttaaatggtaaCTTTTTAgtattgtttaaatatttaagacTTCCTTTAGTAACTAACGaacttttctgtttttatttttaaatttttgttattaaaaacaaatgtcaTGTTGActgatttaaaaataaaagttgcttttttatttttagttttccatcctaatttgaaaaacaaatttaatgtttcaaaaacaaaaaagttatttagtTATCAAACGCAcacatatttcaaaaactaaaaaaagaaaagaatagatTATCAAAAGGAgtgtttttaaactttataaaaagaaCATCCATTCATTATTatgtgaattttgttttcatttagttttcaCTTGTTTAATGTTATAATTGCATTGAAATTTAACGTTACGCACATTAAACTTAAGACattaactaaatttgtttcaaaaatgaaaaatcaatataattattttaccaagggaataaaaaatttaaatgaccaaaataatgaattccatatattatatgatgTAGCGGGAAAGTATTTAAGCTAAATCTAGTCAAATAATGGAAATTCGTTCCTTAGGAAGAGAAACTCTCTAAGAACATAGAGtgtttatattgtaatatgaTCCAAAAGTTTCTTCCTAAAACCCCAAATTTGCTATTCCATACAATGAAAATAACACAATTAACTATCAATTCTAATTTCATACTAATTAATCTAAATGAACAAATACTGATTGCTTCTAATTCTCCTCATCATTATGCATCTTTGATATAGTTAAAATATGTAAAGTATGcgagatttttttattaatataaattgaaagtGGTAGTGACAATAAAAGGATGTATTTTGTGTGCTTTCAGTTGGCGGAAACATACCGAATGGAGGACCAAATCAAGCATCGGTATTATTCATCGGAGAATTCTTATTTCTCTTATTAGCCATTCTTCATCTTAACTTTAAGTCTCTGACctattattgaaatatattattaggAAAAAAGAACTTGATCGGCTGAAGTTTGTACTTATTTGATCTCTAAGTCATTGAGAGTATATCTAATATATCTTTGATTATTcagttttgtatttaattgaCAGATAAATATCTATTTAAGTGCCTATTTTGCAATTAATGTTAGATGAAATGTAGATTTGATGTTCTTTGGtatatatttgaatgttttttgaaaatatagttgATCAATGAAtgcaaatgaaaatcaaactcatttaaataaagaaatatatcaagtttcataaaattcaaatcaatgtGTTGATTTGGTTCAAAATTAGAATTCCAGctctaaataattaaaaaatttaaactgtATTctgtataaataatttcacttgaaaaataagtgtctaaatttcattcatttctcTTCCAATTTTTGGTCTGGTTTCTTAGATttccttattttaaatttcaatgaaaaaaggcaaagaaaaactcctaaaatttctcaaatacTTTCAAACCTCACCTAGAAAATCTTAAAATCTTCTATTCCATGAGTCTTATCTTTGTCCTCATCCGGGCATTGTCCTTATTccaagaacaaaattgatcGTTCAAACAtgttacttttaaaagttttgttttattttgatctcGATATAGATTCAATTCGGAGATAGTCTAGTAAAATAGGCGCTATTTGTGAAAGACGAAAAACTTTTGGTGCTATTTCCAACCATCACCTGGTTAAATTCTATCTCTAAAATGTAATGAAGCCTAGCATCAAAGACAGTTTATGATTTAATGCAGTGAGAAATAGTTGAGCTTTAAGTACTATCACGTTACATAACTTGAAAAAACAACAGAAAACTCCTACATTTTTAGTTAAAGGAAAACACTTGCCTCTTATCACGCTCTTCCTTCACTCAACAGCAACTTCATGTTTTTCGTCTGTCTTCAAAGAAGAATcctaaaattgcaaaaaagaaagtcaAATTCAAATGTAAGATCACATCTAAAACGAAAAATTAATCGtagagatgaaaatttaagCATCTTCTAATAGTACAGGAGCTGCGAAAGAGTTCTTTTCCATCTCTACAATAACCGATTGAATGCTAACCTTCGTACAGATGTATACATAGTGGATATCGGGATTCTGCCCGAGCATTGTTTCTAGCGTCCTCACATCGTTGTCAAATGGAACAGGTTTCAAGAGGTCCCATTTTGGAGGGTCAGTCCTTTTCTCTGAAACAAATTTGTCTGCAAGATGTTGATGAGAGATAAAGTTGACATGATATGAAGTAATTACAAATGTTTCTGAAGCAGCTTAAAAACTTGAAGTAAGTGAAGAACAATGACTTTggaatatatacatatactaGTTAAATAGGTTGTAAGTGATAAACTTTGTCAAAACCCAGTATTTTAATCTCTAGTCTACAGATATTCGAGTATCTGTTAACGAGGGAAAGGAAACGAGCATACAAGCTCCTTGGATAGTCAAAgccaaatatttattgaaaaatatagaacAAATCAATCATAGATCATAACAAGTTCAAATGCCTAAGAAGTTTaggtattttatattttaaacataaaacctCTTACAAAAAGTAAAGACACTGGAAAACTGAGACATTGTAAGGGGCAGAGGCATGAAATTTGCCCAAGCTGGGTGGGCACAAACAAAACATGCCCGTCCTGCCTTTCAGCTGACTCGAAGAGCAGTGTGTACTGATTTAAAAGCACTAAATAGCTTAAATTTAGTCTTGATCAAACCTATGACATGAAGctttatcaatgaaaaagtACGTTTCAGTAGACTTAGTCTATATGTGGGAGCTCCATACGTAACCTGCAGTTTTGAAACAAACATATagattatttctttaatataacACTAACAAATACATTCAAGGAAACAAGGAAGAGTAATAACTacaaaatttaccaaaatatataCTCCATTTTCCTTGAGGACCCTATAGTTTGTCATCAACTGCTTCAATATGTGGTGAACagatcaagaaagaaaatttatacgTAAAAATAAAGAACCGATAGAAAATCATATAGTCCATCGTTGCGTTTTACCTCCAAACTTCTTCAAGCATCCTAGTTGCATTTTCACGTGAATTATTTCCacactaaaattaaaagttgccCACACATAAGCAATCAATGAAGAAAGGATAAACCTATCAAAAGACTCAATACTCACCAATAGAGAGTCTAGGGTACCTGAAACCATCACatagaaatagaaacaatCAAAATGTTGTGGAGAGAAAATTGGAAATCAACAACTCATAACCACACAAATACACACTATAAATCTAGATAAACAGTGCACGTAGAGAATTAGAAATCGTGTACATGACAAATTCGAATACTACACCTTTGTCAAGAACGGCATGGAAAGAACATGTTTCAAATGTACTCATATCACGAACATCCATTTTCACATCTGTTTGATTATAAAGGAACATCAATGAATACTTGAATCtgaaccaaatttaaaaattcacaTCATCTACAGTCTAATTcgataaacaataatatatataatacaattcaacttcaaacaaaaatgaattcaaattcttcattGCAAGAAAATACAAGGGGAAAGAACTCAATAACGTGGATCACAAAATCAAGTTTGATAGCTTCTTGAATTTATGAAATCAAACTTACGTAAAACCACTTTCCAAACTAAATACACAAACTAGGTCTTGTAATTCCAACTCCGAAGAACAATAAAACGgcaattaaacaaaaagaaagcgAAAAACGTACATTTCAACTGCGGAAGATTACAATACTTTTTCTGCATTGCTTCAATCACAACAGATGATATATCAACATTGACTACATCCTCATAGCCATCATCGACCATGCCTTCGCTAAATGCTGtaacaacaaaaaaggaaaaccacAAGTAATGCCAATTAAACGCTTCTTGCACACAAAACAGAGTCGAAATCTATTAAGATAACATCGAGTTACCGGATCTGGTAAAGAAGAACGAATCGAAAAGGgcaaaaatggagaagaagaagacgaagaagaaacCTGAGTTGCCGCAACCGACGGCGAGGGTGCGATGATGGCGAGAGACATAGAGATTGACCAATGGCGCCAAGGAATGATACTTCTGGTACCAATCGAAGGGGCCAGATTCATTGGAATAGCGATTGTCCCAATACGAGGGCTCGCCGTAGGCCTGCGTACAAGTCTCCGTCGCCATGATTGATGATGATTCTGCTTCTGCtgctgcttcttcttcttcttcttctcaaactGATCTGTcgtcttctcttcttctttgaaattttgattgtgTTTTATATGCTCGGAATCTGAAAGGTACTGGATATGGAAATCGACGGTGCTTTACAATGgtggtttgattttgttgtgtTGCTTAGCTTCGAACAAAAGGCCAAGAAGGgcgtttttgtcatttaccTAATATAACGACCTTGCTTTATTACACATTATAAATAGGATCTTTCAATTTGGATTAAacaatgattaattaattagattagattagattaaccataatatttaatattttttatgattttatcaTTTACCACAATgctcttaattttaaatctatgaTAGATAGTACTCAATTTTATgtattatcttattttttatatacgatcaaaataaaacgatttaattttttatatagtaaagggtagatttttattattagataaatttttagaaatagtaaattttacaaaatatttacagctttataataaattttatcaccGATAGTCATTGAAATGTTAGAGTGATAGAATACTATCATTGAtggaattcaaaattttgctatagtcggtaaatattttaatttattatactatttttaaaaatgtctcttttATTACCgtatttacttattattttataatactaTAGTCGTTATAATACatgtgtttttaatttaaaaagcaTGTTTATATACATGATTACACAAAACACAACAAGAAGCTTACATTGGTGTCGTGCATGTTCCATTAAGATTGGCAACAGAAACTCTTTAGAGtcgttcaaattttttatgtcaaaCTTAAGGACCAGGTGCATACATGTTTTTCAAAACTCTAGATCATAgagtgttttttttctaatgtaaCACTATAATGATATTCTCTTGTCAATATTTATACAATGTGTTGTAGaagtagaaattaaaataactaaataaagtACCCTTAACAGTTAGAGGTTGTTTGACTCACTGAATGAAGTTAATGTATGTATGAGTGAGGAAGTTTGTTGTAATcaataaatgtaaaaagtaaactataaaattattgtgtttgtAACGCAAGGGAATAAAAGTTTTTTGATAAGGAGAAGTAGATAAACATAATAAGATAAAGTCACTCGATAAATGTGcaactataaatataattttttattatcaactGAAAAAGTTTGGTAGATAAACGATCGTTGAGAATGTTAGAGACACTTTCATCCAAAGCTCTATATTCAAATCTCAAACTTCAAGTTACAAGattgaaagtttaataatttaaaacctTTATTGCACTTACTATCAAGTTCTAAAATTTAAGTACCATAGTTACTGtaggaaaaaaacaacatatttgaaaaaaaaaaaaggaaaatcacACGGATAGTTATTATTTGGGAAAAATGatagagataaaagaaagaaaaatgaaattagatagagagaaaaatggaaaaagaaaaaggaaataagaaaataaacgagaaaaataaaaataattgagaaattaaattgaagtgaaaattttatatttattttagaacgAGAAACATAAATGTTTCCATGTGGTCAATCAAGGACTTTCTTATCTCGAGACAAAGCCCGTGCCCGATCGACCAGTTGAGCAAGATTGCGAGTTGTGGACTCGAACGCGAGTGCGATCACTGGGCACAGCCACGCCAAGGATTAAAGCCCACTCGAGCAGTGgcatttttacaattttggcCTACAAATTTCGATGGCATATTCGTAAATTTTTATTAGagttttgatttcaattttcttttctttctttgggggcgttataggaaaaaaaaatccttttccGTAGAATCAGATCTTGaactttaatcaattttgGCCTACAAATTTCGATGGCATATTCGTAAATCAGATCTCTGTTTAGCTTCTCGATTCGCATTCTTAATCAGTTGATTCTTAATTTGGTAGGTATGTAACTTGTTTCTTATGAGTTGCTTCAGATTGTTATTCTTTGGTTCTATAGAATTTCGTAGGAGTACATTAATTGACATGCCATATGAGgaattgatttcattttttgtcattttgatGGCAATGATCAGACAACCGAGTTGTTCTGAGGATTTTTTTACGAAGTTGAAATCCTGTTCAATTAGGCCATTTTTAATTGCTTcaatataatatgttttttctttttattttgttttatatttgattgaagGTGCATTGTGATAGGAATTTGGTCGGAATATGGATGGAGAAATTCCCAACATAAAGAGATGGGTAGTGTTGTATCccatttatattaattcaaagaaaacaattgcTGAAGGAAGACGTATAGGTGTTAGCAAAGCTTGTGAGAATCCTACGTGTGCTGAGATTGGAGATTGCTGCAGTCATCTCAAACTTCCCTTTGCCATTGAGGTTTTTCTAGCAATCATCTTTTATTGATAAAGATCTTACTTTCTCATTAGTTTTTGTTCTTCCTGCTCCTTGAAGGTAGCTGCTGCAACCTGCTTTGAGTTTATGTGAACCTGTGAATAATTGATAGAATGATTTAATTGGGTTGTTTTCTTATAACattaagaaaatcaatattcaaACTAAATCCAAAAATCATTTAGGCCATGTTTGGTTCCTTCCGGGACATGATAATTTAAACTATGTTTGGTAGCCGTTTTGtttgtagttttgtttttctaaatgtaGGCTTGTTTTCTTCGAATTTTCTTATCAtgattttcacatttattaaagaaacatttgaattcttagtcaaatctaaaaacaaaaaataagcttgagaaaatgactttttttagTGTTTGAAACTCAGcttgatttttgaaaacattgatAGAAGTAGACAGCATAATATGCAAATTCAGTGCTGAAAGTAGAATtgataagcttaatttttacaatgtaaaaaccaaatgattaTCTGATGGGGCATTATGAATTCACAACCAATAGCTAGAAAGTTAACAGTTTGATTTGTCTTGCACTTTTCTCTTGTAGCTCTGAAAATCCACATCTTTTCTCCTttcaatagaaaaacaaagcaaaGTTTATTGGTTTATATTTACAGCATTCCTGCAGATTGATAAAGCATATCCTCGTGATTTCATGCAAAGAGGGAGAGTGCGGGTTCAGCTGAAGAAGGAGGATGGAGCTCTCTCCAATCCAGCTATTACTTCCAGTAAGGCTTTTGCTTGTCTCTTGAAAAAGATTTATTTCGGATCTTTCTCATTCCaaaggagaaatttaattgaaaatccTTTTTGGATTTCAAAccatagaatttaaaattatttcttgaacttttttggttttaaaccGAGAGTAAAATTTCAAGCAGTTGTCATGTGAGAATGTTCAGTGTGTGCAAGCTAACCTAGACACTCAGTTCTCTAGAAAAGATAGTGTATTGCTCCAGAGTATTTTGGTCAATGCATCAAGGTTGTTGAATCTTGCCTTACATAACTGTATGGTTTTTACCTGAAGTGGATTTATAAAGATGAAATTAGTCCATAAAGAAACATTGGGGGCTAGCCAA of the Cucumis sativus cultivar 9930 chromosome 3, Cucumber_9930_V3, whole genome shotgun sequence genome contains:
- the LOC101203261 gene encoding 1-Cys peroxiredoxin A gives rise to the protein MPGLTIGDTIPNIQADSTHGRISLYDYFGDSWGIIFSHPGDFTPVCTTELGMMAAKAEEFSKRGVKLVGLSCDDVQSHNEWIKDIEAFNKGKKVTYPILADPKREIFKELNMVDPDEKDPSGGAVPSRALHIIGPDKKVKLSFLYPASTGRNIEEVLRVLDSLQRATKHKVATPVNWKPGDKCVITPSVSDEQAKQMFPNGYETLELPSKKNYLRFTNV
- the LOC101203503 gene encoding uncharacterized protein LOC101203503 — its product is MASPPFSVIFGHQNLTFSWSLLLFLLPPLILSPSLVFASPCRNSCGNIPIKYPFGIDDGCGAPQFRRMFNCSNDLFFLTPSGSYKVQSIDYDKQSMVIYDPAMSTCSILQPHHDFIMTDIQSIIIPPSPDTVFALLNCSIDSPILNHYKYLCFNFSGHSCDELYGSCNAFRVFHLLANSTSPPCCFTGYDTVKMMSMNILDCTHYTTVLNTENLKGVGALDWEYGMKLSFSVADLGCDRCSKSGGNCGFDTETEGLLCLCSVSSNHTRDCVGGNIPNGGPNQASVLFIGEFLFLLLAILHLNFKSLTYY
- the LOC101203026 gene encoding EEF1A lysine methyltransferase 4 isoform X2; translation: MATETCTQAYGEPSYWDNRYSNESGPFDWYQKYHSLAPLVNLYVSRHHRTLAVGCGNSAFSEGMVDDGYEDVVNVDISSVVIEAMQKKYCNLPQLKCTLDSLLCGNNSRENATRMLEEVWRVLKENGVYILVTYGAPTYRLSLLKRTFSLIKLHVIDKFVSEKRTDPPKWDLLKPVPFDNDVRTLETMLGQNPDIHYVYICTKDSSLKTDEKHEVAVE
- the LOC101203026 gene encoding EEF1A lysine methyltransferase 4 isoform X1, translating into MATETCTQAYGEPSYWDNRYSNESGPFDWYQKYHSLAPLVNLYVSRHHRTLAVGCGNSAFSEGMVDDGYEDVVNVDISSVVIEAMQKKYCNLPQLKYVKMDVRDMSTFETCSFHAVLDKGTLDSLLCGNNSRENATRMLEEVWRVLKENGVYILVTYGAPTYRLSLLKRTFSLIKLHVIDKFVSEKRTDPPKWDLLKPVPFDNDVRTLETMLGQNPDIHYVYICTKDSSLKTDEKHEVAVE
- the LOC101204558 gene encoding signal recognition particle 19 kDa protein yields the protein MDGEIPNIKRWVVLYPIYINSKKTIAEGRRIGVSKACENPTCAEIGDCCSHLKLPFAIEIDKAYPRDFMQRGRVRVQLKKEDGALSNPAITSRKQLMLRIAELVPRHPGRTKKQEPASSSTAGPSKGKGGRKKK